The Desulfurispora thermophila DSM 16022 nucleotide sequence CACTTACAGAGTAAAAACAAGGAGGCATCCCGTTCATGTATAAAGTCCTGGTCATGGACAACGTAGCCGAAGAGGGCCTGGCGCCCCTGCGGCAGAATCCCGAAATAGAAGTGGTCATCGGCGGCAAAATGACCGAAGACGAACTGTGCGCCGCCATCGGCGAATACGACGCCATGATCGTGCGCAGCGCCACCAAAGTCACCGCCCGCGTGGTGGAAAACGCCGCCCGCCTGAAAATCGTGGGCCGGGCCGGCGTGGGCGTGGACAACATCGACCTGGCCGCCTGCACCGCCAAAGGCATCCTGGTGGTCAACGCCCCGGACGGCAACACCATCGCCGCCACCGAACACACCATCGCCATGATGCTGGCCCTGGCCCGCAACATTCCCCAGGCCGCCGGCAAAATGCGCGAAGGCATCTGGGACAAAAAAGCCTTCCTGGGCGTGGAACTGCGGGGCAAGACCCTGGGCATCCTGGGGCTGGGCCGCATCGGTTCGGCCGTGGCCAAACGGGCCCAGGCCATGGAAATGGAAGTGGTGGCCTACGACCCCTTCATCACCGAGGAAAAAGCCGCCACACTGGCCGTGCGCCTGCTGCCCCTGGAAGAAGTGCTGCAGAAGGCCGACTTCCTGACCATCCACATGCCCAAAACCAAGGAATCCTACCACCTGATCAACGACGACACCATCGCCCTGATGAAGGACGGCGTGCGCATCATCAACTGCGCCCGGGGCGGCATCATTGACGAGGCAGCCCTCTACCGGGCCATGCAGAGCGGCAAAGTGGCCGGCGCGGCGCTGGACGTGTTTGAAAAAGAGCCCAATACCGACAGCCCGCTGCTGGCCCTGCCCAATTTCATCGCCACCCCCCACCTGGGCGCTTCCACCTGCGAGGCCCAGCTCAATGTGGCCGTGGATGTGGCCGAGGAAATCGTGGCCGCCCTCACCGGCGGTCTGGTGAAAAACACGGTGAACATTCCCTCCATCAGCCCCAAAGCGCTGGCCGCCGTACGCCCCTACCTGGGCCTGGCGGAAAAAATGGGGCGCATGTTGGCCCAGCTGGTGGACGGCCGCCTGAAGAAGATCGAAGTGGTGTACAGCGGCGACGTGGCCAAATGCGAAGTGGCCCCCATCACCACCGCCCTGGTCAAGGGCGTGCTGGATCCCATCCTGCAGGAAGTGGTCAACTTTGTCAACGCCTCCTTCCTGGCCAAAAACCGCGGCATCCAGGTCTTCCAGGCCTGTGACGGCGAGGGTGAGGGCTACAGCAGCCTGATCACCGTGCGCCTGTACACCGACAAGGGGGAGAACTCCCTGGCCGGCACCCTCACCGGGCAGAACGAAGAACGCATCGTGATGATCGACGGCTACCGGGTGGATCTGGTGCCCGCGCGGCACATGCTCTACGTGCCGCACCAGGATAAGCCGCGCATCATCGGCCCCGTGGGCACGCTGATTGGCGAGCACAGCATCAACATCGCCGCCATGCAGGTGGGCCGCAAAGAAATCGGCGGCAAAGCCGTTATGCTGCTCTCGGTGGACTGCCCCGTGCCGCCCGAAACCTTGAAAGCCATTGCCGCCATTGACGGCGTATTCAGTGTCAAAATGATCAACCTGTAAGCCAAAAGCCGCTCCCTGCCCGGCCCACCGGGCGGAGCGGTTTTTGCTCTGGCGGCTCCCGGGCGGGGTAATGGCCGGCGGTCGTTTGGCTGAGGGCGAAGTGTAAAAGGGCCGTGGCAAGTGATATAATACAAGTAAGAAATCCTTACAAAGGGGTGCCGCAAGTGAGGGAATTGTTCATGGCCCGTTTAACTACCAAAGGGCAAATCACCATACCGGTGGAATTGCGCCGCTTTCTGGATTTGCAGGCGGGAGATTATATCATCTTTGAAAAAAAAGATTCTCGGGTGGAAGTAAAAAAAATGCCCGCGGCCGACCTGGCCAGCTTTGCCCGTCCCATTCGCCAGCGCTTTCAAGAAAGGGGCATAACGCCGCAGGATATAGAGGAGGCCATTGCCTGGGCGCGGGGCCATAAACCATGATCATCACAGTGGATACCAATGTCCTGATCTCCGCCCTGGGCTGGGATGGGGCGGAAGCGGCCGTGCTGGAACTGGTGCTGGAAGGACAGCTGACCCTGTGCATTTCTGCTCCCATACTCAGTGAGTTTTACCGCGTGGTGCAGTATCCCAAATTTGGCTTTACCGCCGCGGAGATCGATGGTTTTATCGGCCGATTGCTGCCGGTGGTCAAGCTGGTTCAGCCACAGCACAGAATACGCGCTGTAGCAGCAGATCCCGATGATGATAAAATTATTGAATGTGCGGTAACAGGAGGGGCGGCATACATTATTTCCGGCGATAAGCACCTCCTGGAACTCAAGGAGTATGCCGGCATCAAGATCATGCGGGCGGCCCGGTTTTTAAAAGAAGTTTTACTTATTTAAGAAATGTATTATACTACTAAGTATACAGAATGCTACAACTTGGCGGTGATTGTAATTGCTGGACATTAAACTGGTCCGGGCCAACCCGGAAAAAGTGGAGCAGGCTCTGCAAAAGCGCGGCGCCCAGATCGGGCTGGAAGAATTTTTGCAGCTGGATGAGCAGCGACGGCAAAAGCTGGTACTGGTGGAGCAGCTGAAAAACCGGCGCAACACCGTATCCGAGGAAATCGGCCGCCTAAAGCGTGCCGGCCAGGAACCGGTGGAAATGATGCAGGAGATGCGCCAGGTGTCCGCCCGGATCAAAGAGCTGGACGACGAACTGCGCGGCCTGGAAGAGCAACTGCATGCCCTTTTGCTCACCATTCCCAACATTCCCCACGAAACCGTGCCCACGGGCAAAGACGAGCACGACAACCAGGAAGTGCGCCGCTGGGGCGAAATTCCCCGGTTTTCCTTTGCTCCCCGTCCCCACTGGGAGATCGGCGAAATGCTGGACATTCTGGACTTCGAGCGGGCCGGCAAGGTCACCGGCACGCGCTTTACCTTTTTAAAAGGCGCCGGGGCGGCCCTGGAGCGGGCCGTGTTCAACTTCATGCTGGACGTACATACCCGCCAGCACGGCTATACCGAAATTTTCCCGCCCTTTATTGTCAACGCCGCCAGCATGACGGGCACCGGCCAGCTGCCCAAATTTGCCGGCGACATGTTCAAGCTGGAGGGGCTGGACTACTACCTCATCCCCACGGCCGAAGTACCCGTCACCAACCTGTACGCGGGCGAGATCCTGGACGCCGCCCGCCTGCCCATCTACCACTGCGCCTACAGCGCCTGCTTCCGGGCCGAGGCCGGGGCGGCCGGGCGGGACACCCGGGGCCTCATTCGCCAGCACCAGTTCAACAAGGTGGAGCTGGTCAAATTCACCCGCCCCGAGGACTCCTACGAGGAGCTGGAGCTCTTAACCCGCAACGCCGAGCGCATCCTGCAACTGCTGGAGCTGCCCTACCGGGTGGTGCTGCTGTGCACGGGCGATATGGGCTTTGCCTCGGCCAAGACCTACGACATAGAGGTGTGGCTGCCCTCCTACCAGACCTACCGGGAGATATCCTCCTGCAGCAACTTCGAGGACTTCCAGGCCCGCCGGGCCAACATCCGCTTCAAAGAGGGCAAACAAAAGCCCCGCTTTGTGCACACTTTAAACGGCTCGGGTCTGGCCGTGGGCCGCACCGTGGCCGCCATCCTGGAAAACTACCAGCAGGAGGACGGCAGTGTGCGCGTGCCCGGGGCGCTGCAGCCCTACATGGGCGGGCTGACCGAAATCCGGCCGGTGAAATAGCCCGCTGCCGGGTGCGGCGCAGGGCGTGGGCGATATATGATCAAATAGCATAAAAGCCCGGGCTGACGTATAAAGCCCGGGCAATTATTATTCAGGAGCAAATTGTGCGCAATACACCTTCGTCGGTGCCGGAATTCACCGGGGGATGTTCAGGATAGCCTGTGGACATCATGCAAAAATGCCGTAAACAGAGCGGGAGCCTTTTCCAGCAACTCTTTTTGAGTGATCAGCAGGGCCTGTGCTTCCCGGTAATAAATCTGCTGCAATTTGGTCCAGCGGCGCTGTAAAATATCCAGCCTGGGCAGAAGCAAGCGGGCCTGGCTCAATAATTCGCCTTTTCTTTCCTGATAGACCGCGGCAGTATCAATAATATCCCTGGCTTTTAAAGTTTCCGTGCGAAAAAAAAGTTTTTTCAGCACGATCTCCGCCGGGGTCTCAATGTTGACTTGTTCATCCTGCAGCTCGATGCGGAAATACGGTGGGCTGGTCAGGTAAGGGGCAACAATAAAATCTATTTCCCCTGTATTTAGCTTGAGCTTGAGAAAACTGGCCGCTTCGATGTAATCGCTACTCATACCGGCCGTGGTGGGATTCAGGCGGGGTGTGAGCAGGGTGAGATACTGGGCGTCAGTAAAGAAAATATCGATATCCCGGCTCTCCCGGTGTTGCAGGAAAAGGGCCAGGGCCGTGCCACCACCAAAGGACCATTCCGAAGCTGGAATGCCCGCCTTCTCCAGTATGGTACGGGCAGTTTTCAGTAGATCCAGCCAGGTCACAGGAGCATCTCCTCCAGTTCCGGGCGGGGGTAAAATTCTTTAATATATTTAAGATAATAGCAGCGCATCTGGGCATCGGAAATCCCGTGCCGGTGCAGAAAGCGCTCCATGTCGGCCAGCGGCACATCGGCAAACAAATTGTGCAGCTGGGCGGCAAAACGGGGCGGGTAGGCCATCTGGCGAATCAGGGCGGCCAGTTCGGCTTCGCTTAGCCAGGCCGTTGTTTGGGCATTGATGGTGGTTTCTATGGAAGGGACGCTTTCAGTTTTCCACTGGCTTTTCATACAGGATAATCCCCTTGCGGATAATCTCATCTTATACACATTTTAACATTCAGAATGATTGTTGACAACCGGCCGTTCTTTTTGCTATAATTCTATGTGCCGCCGGAAAAACCACGGAGGGGTGTCCGAGCGGTTTAAGGAGGCGGTCTTGAAAACCGTTGAGCCCTTGCGGGTTCCGTGGGTTCGAATCCCACTCCCTCCGCCAGAAAAATATTTACGGAGAGCTGGCCGAGTAGGTCGAAGGCGCTCGCCTGCTAAGCGAGTAGACGGTTCTAAAGCTGTCTCGAGGGTTCGAATCCCTCGCTCTCCGCCAAATGAAAGGCACCTGTCGCAAAAAACGGCAGGTGCCTTTGCTGTTCCTTGCGCCGGAGGCCGGACGCAACCGGTCTTTTGCATATATATACCGGGACTGTAAAAATCAAGGCGGATAAGATATAATAAAAAAAGAACATGCTGGACAGCAGTGTGCGGACCACAATTTGCCGACACGGGGTGTAAACCATGCCCGCCAGGATACTGATAGTGGAAGACGACCCCAACATTGCCGAGTTGGTTAGCATATATTTGCAAGCCGGGGGCTATGAGACCCACACTGCCACCGGCGGCCCCCAGGCGCTGGAGATGTACCGGCAGCTCAGCCCCGATTTGATCATTCTGGACCTGAACCTGCCCGGGCTGGACGGGCGGGAGGTGTGCCGGCGCATCCGCGCCGCGGGGGGAGGGCTGCCCATCATCATGCTCACCGCCCGGGACAGCCGGGAGGACAAAATCGCCGGCCTGGACGACGGGGCCGACGACTATGTGGTCAAGCCCTTCGATCCGCTGGAACTCACCGCCCGGGTGCGCGCCCGGCTGCGGCGGGCGGGTGTGCCGGCCGGTGCGGCCGGGGCAGCCGGTGCCGGTGCGGCTGTTGCGCCTGTCCTGTCCGGCTGGTGCGCCGGGACGGAAAAACCGGTTGCCGCGCATATGCCTGCCATTCCGCCGGATAGAGAGGGTGGGAGTGCAGCTGTCACTACCAAGCCGAATGGCGAAACCCTGGCAAACGTCTTGCCTGCCGTCAATACCCAGGCCGTGGCCCGCGCCGGCGACCTGGTGGTGGATATAGCTACTTTTACCGCCACCTGCCGGGGCTGCCCTCTGGAGCTCACCCGCCGCGAACTGCAGCTACTGCACCATTTGCTCACCCACCCGGAACAGGTTTTCAGCCGCGACCAGCTGCTGGACGCGGTCTGGGGCTACGACTACGCCGGGGAAACCCGCACCGTGGACATGCACATCCGCCGCCTGCGGGAAAAGCTGGCCCCGCACGGCGCCGATAAATATATCAAAACGGTTTACGGTGTGGGGTACAAGTTTTCCCGGCGCTAGTCTTCATACCGTGTACTCCGGGTGCCACCGTAGATTACCCGAGCTTAAGGAGGGCGAGCCCGCTGCGCCGCACCATTTTTTCTCGCCTGCTCATTACCTACTCCACAGTCATCCTGCTGGTCATTGTGGTACTGGCCCTGCTCTTCACCCGCTGGGCCGAAAGCTACGTCTACCGGCAAAAGCAAGAACAGCTGCTGGCCGCCGGGCGGTCGCTCCAGCCCGTGGCCGGCCGCTATCTGGCCGGCGAACTGGGCCAGGCCGGCCTGGAGAGCTATTTCAACACTGCCGCCCGGACGGCCGGGGCGCGGGTCTACCTGCTGGGCGAGCGCCGCGTGCGCGCCCTGTTGCCCGGCGGGTCCCCGGCCGCCGGCCCAAATGCGGCCGGGGCAAAGACCGGTGCGCAGCCAAAGCCATCCGGCGGGCCAGGCAGCAATGCCGTCTTTGGGCAGACCATCCGTTCCATCTGGCAGGGTCAGACCGTTTTAAGCCGTAAAATCACCCTGCCCGCCCTGCAGAGCGAAGTGGTGCTGGTGGGCCTGCCCGTTACCACCAACGGTTCAGTGCGGGGCGTGCTCCTGCTGGCCTCACCTTTAGCAGAAATCCAGCAGCTTTTGCGCCAGATTTACCTGCGCATCTGGCTGGCTGCTTTTCTGGCCCTGCTGCCCGCTCTGGTCCTGGTCTACCTGGCGGCCCGGCGCCTGGTGGCACCCATCAAAGAGTTGCAACAGGCGGCGCTGCACCTGGCCGCGGGGGAAACCCCGCCCGACCTGCCCGCGCAGGAGAGCAGCGAAATTGCCGACCTGGCCGCGGCGTTTAATTATATGAAGAACCGCCTGCGCCAGCTGGAAAAACTGCGCAGCGAAATGATCGCCGCCATCTCCCACGAACTGCGCACACCGCTCACTTCGTTGCGCGGCTTCATCCAGGCCATGCGCGACGGAGTGATTGACCGGGAGCAGTACCCCCGCTATCTGCAGCTGGCCCACAGCGAAACCATGCGCCTGATCCAGCTGGTGCAGGACCTGATGGATCTGGCCCGCCTGCAGAGCGGCAACTTCACCCTGCAGCCCGCCCCCTGCCCGGTGAACCAGCTGCTGGAAGAAGTGGTGGCCGCCCTGCAGCTGGCGGCGCAGGAAAAACATATTGACCTGCAGCTGCAGCCTCTGCCGCGGGAGATCGCCATTACCTGCGACCGGGACCGCCTCAAGCAAGTGCTGCTCAACCTGCTGCACAACGCCGTCAAATTTTCCCCGCCCGGCCGGTCGGTGACTGTACAGGCGGCCCGTTCACAGCCGCCCCGCCCCGGTTTTGTCCCCCCTCATTCCGCTACCGGTGGAGATGTCCCGTCCCGGCCGGTTTCCGGGGATGGCGCCCGGCGGGAAAACGGTTCGGGTAAGCCGGGGCTGAGCATTACGGTGATGGATCAGGGGCCGGGCATCCCGGCGGAAGACCTGCCCTTTGTCTTTGAAAAATTCTACCGCGCGGAAAAAAACGCCCGCTCGGCCGGCGGCATCGGCCTGGGCCTGGCCATTGCCAAAAACCTGGTGGAACTGCACGGCGGGCACATTGCCATAGACAGCCAGCCCGGCCGGGGCACTGCCGTAACCGTGTGGCTGCCGGCTGCTGATACAACGCGGCAATGTGAGCCGGAGTCAGGTTTACCCGGGGAAAAAATTTCACCTGAGACAGAGCACACGTTACAATGAGTTTACATTCATGTCACACTCTTGTTATACCCCGCCTCCATAATTAAACTCACCAAAAACCCCGGTGCTGCAGGCCGGACTTCCCACGCTGGCGGTGGGTGAGCACGGGTACCGGGCGCCGGAAGGAGCGGGGGTGAGCGAAAGGGAAATAAACAAGTGCGAGGTGGTTGAATGAACCGGCAGAGGAAAAGTCTTATCGTCCTGTTACTGGCCATGCTGGTACTGGGGTTGCTGACCGGTTGTGGAGGCAACAAGGCTACCACAGTGCCATCCGGTACGACCGGGCAAGCGCAGACAACGGACGCTGTGGCACCACAGCAGGGCACGCCGGGTGAACAACCGGCAACTACCGGACAGCCGCCCGCCGGCGCCCCGGACGCCTCTGCATCCAACGGAGTGCCGCAGAGCGGCGCGGGTGTCGCTGCGCCAAATAATCCCGCTGCGGGAGGACAGTCTACCGGCGGGCTGGTTAAATCCAGCAGCAAACTGAGCGACCCGCAGGCCGAAGCAGCCCTGGAGCAACTGGACAGCCAGCTGCAGCAGCTGGAGCAGCAACTGGATCAGATGGACGACGTGCTGGACGAGGATACAACATTTTAAAGGGGTGAATAATTTATGCTGCGCAAAAAATTTCTGACCGTGACCGCCGCTTTGAGCATTGCCGCCCTTTTATCCACCGGCAGCCTGGCCCTGGCCGGGGAAAACGCCGCTTCAGCCGGCGGGCAGAATGTAAAGGTGCGCGTGGAAACCAAACTGACACCCGAACAAAAAGCCCGTAAAGGCCAGTGGCAAAACACCAAAGACCAGATTAAACCCAGGGCCGAACAAATCAAGGCCAAACACCAGCAGGTGGTGCAGCTGCGCAATCAGATCAAGCAGGAAATCAAGAACGTGCGCCAGCAAATTAAAGCACTGCGCCAGAGCGGCCAGATTGACCAGCAAAAATTGGAACAAATCAAGCAGCAGGTGCAGGTAATGCACCAGGAGATGCAGCAGTTACGGGCCACCTACGGCCAGATTAAAAACCAGCGACCCGATCTCAAGCAGGCCCGCCAGGCCCGCGACCTGGATAAATTCCTGGCCGAACTGGATCAAATAGCGGGCATCCAGCAAAACCGCATCGACCTGCTGCAAAAAGTGCTGGCCGACATCAAAGCGCTGCGGGCGGCACTGCAGTAAATTTGTCAGTCACTACTGGCTGCCAGGGGGCGCGAAAAGGCTCCTGGCCAGACAAAACAGCTTAAAAAAGCCGGCGGCAATTTGGCCGCCGGCACAATTTGCCTGTTGACTTTGCCTGCCGCTTTTGCTACAATTACTTTTGCCGGTGCAAAACCGCGCTGAAAAATGTGCCTGTAGCTCAACTGGATAGAGCGTCTGACTACGGATCAGAAGGTTAGGGGTTCGAGTCCCTTCAGGCACGCCATCGCCCGGAGCGCAAAGCTCCGGGCATTAAATTACAGGCGCCCGTAGCTCAGGTGGACAGAGCAGCGGTTTCCTAAACCGCGTGCCGGGGGTTCGAGTCCCTCCGGGCGCACCATCTGCCCCTTTGGGGTGGGAAAAAACTACCGGTACCCGGTGGAATGGATCTGTGCCCTGAGAGTCCGGTATGCCAGCAGAAAGGCTTTTCCCTCATTGGAAATGGATAAGTACAGCGAGCAGAACGCGGAAATAATGGACACGCACGCTCACTGGATGCGCTGCGCCCTGCGGGAGGCCGGACTGGCCGCCGGGAAGGGTGAAGTGCCCATCGGTGCCGTGGTGGTCAAAGATGGTGCCATCATCGGCCGGGGGCACAACCTGCGGGAAACGCTCAAGGACGCCAGCGCCCACGCCGAAATCCTGGCCCTGCGCCAGGCCGCGCAAACCATAGGCGACTGGCGCCTCACCGGTGCCACCATTTACAGCACCATCGAGCCCTGCCCCATGTGTGCCGGGGCCCTGGT carries:
- a CDS encoding response regulator transcription factor, whose protein sequence is MPARILIVEDDPNIAELVSIYLQAGGYETHTATGGPQALEMYRQLSPDLIILDLNLPGLDGREVCRRIRAAGGGLPIIMLTARDSREDKIAGLDDGADDYVVKPFDPLELTARVRARLRRAGVPAGAAGAAGAGAAVAPVLSGWCAGTEKPVAAHMPAIPPDREGGSAAVTTKPNGETLANVLPAVNTQAVARAGDLVVDIATFTATCRGCPLELTRRELQLLHHLLTHPEQVFSRDQLLDAVWGYDYAGETRTVDMHIRRLREKLAPHGADKYIKTVYGVGYKFSRR
- a CDS encoding AbrB/MazE/SpoVT family DNA-binding domain-containing protein is translated as MRELFMARLTTKGQITIPVELRRFLDLQAGDYIIFEKKDSRVEVKKMPAADLASFARPIRQRFQERGITPQDIEEAIAWARGHKP
- the serA gene encoding phosphoglycerate dehydrogenase, which encodes MYKVLVMDNVAEEGLAPLRQNPEIEVVIGGKMTEDELCAAIGEYDAMIVRSATKVTARVVENAARLKIVGRAGVGVDNIDLAACTAKGILVVNAPDGNTIAATEHTIAMMLALARNIPQAAGKMREGIWDKKAFLGVELRGKTLGILGLGRIGSAVAKRAQAMEMEVVAYDPFITEEKAATLAVRLLPLEEVLQKADFLTIHMPKTKESYHLINDDTIALMKDGVRIINCARGGIIDEAALYRAMQSGKVAGAALDVFEKEPNTDSPLLALPNFIATPHLGASTCEAQLNVAVDVAEEIVAALTGGLVKNTVNIPSISPKALAAVRPYLGLAEKMGRMLAQLVDGRLKKIEVVYSGDVAKCEVAPITTALVKGVLDPILQEVVNFVNASFLAKNRGIQVFQACDGEGEGYSSLITVRLYTDKGENSLAGTLTGQNEERIVMIDGYRVDLVPARHMLYVPHQDKPRIIGPVGTLIGEHSINIAAMQVGRKEIGGKAVMLLSVDCPVPPETLKAIAAIDGVFSVKMINL
- the serS gene encoding serine--tRNA ligase, producing MLDIKLVRANPEKVEQALQKRGAQIGLEEFLQLDEQRRQKLVLVEQLKNRRNTVSEEIGRLKRAGQEPVEMMQEMRQVSARIKELDDELRGLEEQLHALLLTIPNIPHETVPTGKDEHDNQEVRRWGEIPRFSFAPRPHWEIGEMLDILDFERAGKVTGTRFTFLKGAGAALERAVFNFMLDVHTRQHGYTEIFPPFIVNAASMTGTGQLPKFAGDMFKLEGLDYYLIPTAEVPVTNLYAGEILDAARLPIYHCAYSACFRAEAGAAGRDTRGLIRQHQFNKVELVKFTRPEDSYEELELLTRNAERILQLLELPYRVVLLCTGDMGFASAKTYDIEVWLPSYQTYREISSCSNFEDFQARRANIRFKEGKQKPRFVHTLNGSGLAVGRTVAAILENYQQEDGSVRVPGALQPYMGGLTEIRPVK
- a CDS encoding putative toxin-antitoxin system toxin component, PIN family; the protein is MIITVDTNVLISALGWDGAEAAVLELVLEGQLTLCISAPILSEFYRVVQYPKFGFTAAEIDGFIGRLLPVVKLVQPQHRIRAVAADPDDDKIIECAVTGGAAYIISGDKHLLELKEYAGIKIMRAARFLKEVLLI
- a CDS encoding nucleotidyl transferase AbiEii/AbiGii toxin family protein, translating into MTWLDLLKTARTILEKAGIPASEWSFGGGTALALFLQHRESRDIDIFFTDAQYLTLLTPRLNPTTAGMSSDYIEAASFLKLKLNTGEIDFIVAPYLTSPPYFRIELQDEQVNIETPAEIVLKKLFFRTETLKARDIIDTAAVYQERKGELLSQARLLLPRLDILQRRWTKLQQIYYREAQALLITQKELLEKAPALFTAFLHDVHRLS
- the tadA gene encoding tRNA adenosine(34) deaminase TadA; amino-acid sequence: MDKYSEQNAEIMDTHAHWMRCALREAGLAAGKGEVPIGAVVVKDGAIIGRGHNLRETLKDASAHAEILALRQAAQTIGDWRLTGATIYSTIEPCPMCAGALVQFRVDCLVYGARDPKAGAVDSLYNIVRDSRLNHRLQVVEGVLAAECAAIIRDFFRTRRAEKKAARQDMGGHKVAECPAEGQEGG
- a CDS encoding sensor histidine kinase, with translation MVLALLFTRWAESYVYRQKQEQLLAAGRSLQPVAGRYLAGELGQAGLESYFNTAARTAGARVYLLGERRVRALLPGGSPAAGPNAAGAKTGAQPKPSGGPGSNAVFGQTIRSIWQGQTVLSRKITLPALQSEVVLVGLPVTTNGSVRGVLLLASPLAEIQQLLRQIYLRIWLAAFLALLPALVLVYLAARRLVAPIKELQQAALHLAAGETPPDLPAQESSEIADLAAAFNYMKNRLRQLEKLRSEMIAAISHELRTPLTSLRGFIQAMRDGVIDREQYPRYLQLAHSETMRLIQLVQDLMDLARLQSGNFTLQPAPCPVNQLLEEVVAALQLAAQEKHIDLQLQPLPREIAITCDRDRLKQVLLNLLHNAVKFSPPGRSVTVQAARSQPPRPGFVPPHSATGGDVPSRPVSGDGARRENGSGKPGLSITVMDQGPGIPAEDLPFVFEKFYRAEKNARSAGGIGLGLAIAKNLVELHGGHIAIDSQPGRGTAVTVWLPAADTTRQCEPESGLPGEKISPETEHTLQ